The Metarhizium brunneum chromosome 3, complete sequence DNA window GATCTTGTAATGGAAATATGAATACCCCTAgtatatatacatacttTTGGTATACCGTAATATGAAATGACATGGGCACGTTCCATCCCGCCATACTCCCACATAGAGCGCGCAAAATTATTTAATCACCATGGGTGACTTCACTGGCCATAGCGCGAGTAATAATTGCAATTTTGAGTGTAGATTATTACTATTTACTGGCGCTAGCCACAGACCATCTCGTAACGAGTGACCGTTTCTTGTTTTTCACCCTTCCACATTCGCTATGCATAAGAAACAATCAAGACATaggaaacaaaaaacaagTTCAAAAGGGTAGCTTGTTTAGAATGGtataagaagaaaaaaaccaaaaaacGCAAAACAGAAAAACCTTCCACGCCCCCCTAACAGACGATATATAATGCCATCCTCCTTAgtttttccttctttcggTCTTATCCGAgacccttttcttttttcaatTTCAAGTACTTGTCGTCTGCAGCCAGCCGTTTTCTTTACAACACGCGAATCGACAAAAACATCCAAAGGGGGTATCTTTCTAGGGGTAGGATTCGCATTCGCAGTCTGGTGTATTGTGCATGTGTCAAAACAGGTGCGTTAAAATCAAGCAGACGCAAAATGACAAAAGCCATTTCGCTTTCTTGAGGCAAAAACAGAAACGGACAAAGGAAAACTGTAGTTTTAAAGAGCAGTGGCTTGGCTGTTGTATATCGTATCAACCCAGTTGCTCCAGTCATGACCATCCCCGAATATTTTTATCCGCTAGTCATCATCAagaaaatatatattaagctCAGTCCTCTTCGAAGAAGTCATGATCGTCAAAGTCGCCAGGTTGAGCATCGGAATCGTATCCACTCTGGCGCATCATAGGCGGCGTCCTGGGTTGTTCGACGCGCTCCTGATGCCGTGGCGGTGTATTGGGAGCGGCCGGCGTTTTCTCGGACCTTCGAGAGCTATTGGATTCTCTTCGGTCACGGTCCACGGAGCTACTTCCCTGCAAAGTGTAGCGACGACCCGTGCTAGAGAAGGCCGTGGGTTGCGGTCTATTGTCCGACGTCGGTGCTTGACGCAGACCTGAGGCGGGCGGTGTCAGTAGTCCGCTTAGCAGACTGCTCTGGGAAGCTGGGCCACCCCTACTCTTAGAAGGCGTAGAGTTGCTCCCGCTAACGGGAGAGCTTAAAACTCCAGAGATGGTGCGGAAGCTCGGCTGGCTTGATTTGCGCCAGTTGCCCCAAGCAGCGGCAATTGGACCGATGGTCTGAGCAACACGAGGTGTGGCAGCTTGGATGCTCTGAGCAATATTGGGCAAGCTAATAGCTGAGCCTCCGTTTAAAGCTCTCTCGCGCTCCTGTTCTTCCATCTGCAGGTTAGCCCTGAGTCTAATGGCTGCGTCCTTGATAGTATCGCGGTCATAGTGGTCGCCAGACAGGGCGGAAATGATGTCTTGAAGGTCGCTGTGTCTTACAGCGAGTAACTCGCGGAGCCAGCTGATTTCATCATCGCGCTTTGAAATTTTAGCAGCAGCGTCAGGGTCAGACTTGGAAAGGGACTGCTCGAGCTCCTCAATCCGCTGCTCACGGGCCTGAAGCTGCTCCTGGAGAACCATGATAGACTCTCGAAGAGCCTGAGGTGAGATCTTCTCCGGAAGTTCAAGAGACTTCGGCGCCTGTTGAGGTCGGGAGACAACAGCTGCGGCGCCAGATTCGGTTCCGGCTGTTTTCGCTGCCtgagcggcggcagcagcagcttccttGGCAATCTCCAACTTGTCTTCGAGATGCATGATGCGGTCCTGGAGGTGCTCGATTTTGGATGATGAGAGACTGAGTCGCTCAAGAAGTTGCTGCTCCGTACGTGAAGCATCCTCAGTAGTGTTGTTGACCTGGCGTTCGTAGCGCGCTTGCATGTCTTCAATCTCATTCTGGTACTTGCGCTCAGCCGCCTCCAGCTCCGCAGCCTTTGTGGACTGAGCCTCCTCGAGCAACATCTCATTCTGGGCCTTGGCAGTATCAGCCTCGAGTTTGACATTGTCAAGCTCGGTTCGAAGCTTGGAGTTCTGTTCCTCCAACTCTTCACGAATGACATTGACCTGGTTGTTGGCCGCATCAATTTCGGTTTGCAGAGACATTCGGGTTCTCTTCACTTCGCTGGCGCCGGACTCTCGCGCTTCTTCAAACTCACGCTGGTAGCGGGAGGCAGCTTGTTGGAGCTTGTGATTCTCGGTTCGTAGCTCGCCCAGCAAGCCCTCAAGTCGCTTGCATTCGTTGACGGCTCGCATGCCAGACCTCTCATTCTCCTGCAGACGCTCCATTTCTATCTCAAGACGCTCACGAGTCTTTGCTTCAGCCTGCAGTCTAGCCTCGAGGACTTCTTGCCTAGCACACATAGCCTGGTCTCTCTTGATATGGCGAGCATTCTCCTCGGCAACCTCGCGGGCAGCCTTACCCATGTCTTCCTGAAGGGACAAGAACTTGGATCGCCAGGATTCACGAAGCCTCTCATTCTCTTCAAGCTGAGAAGTGAGCGTGTGAAGCGATTTCTGCAGGTGCTTGTTCTCATTAAGAGTATGTGCAAGCTCCCCAGCAGTGCGTCGTGCAGACTCATCAGCCCTCTCGGCTTCTAATCGCCAGTGGTGGTTGTCCTGGCGAACAGCCTTTAAATCAGCATCTAGGGCGTTGAACTTGTTCGTCATTTCAGTCTGAGACTTGGTCGAGTTGGTCTGGGCGGCCTCCAAAACGGTCATGCGCATCGCATTCTTGCCCCCCGTCTGTTCCAGACTTTTGATTCTCGCGTCTTTCTCATCAAGCAGATCGCGAAgccgtccttcttcttctgaaGATATTCTAAGAAGACGTTGCACTTCGGCGAGTCTATCTTCCGCCGCGCGACGAGTCTTcacttcttcttcagtcTTGTCCTCTTGATGTCTTAGACGTTCTTCAAGATCAGCAACCCGCTGATCGAAAACACTGCGGTTGATGATTTCCACCTCGACACGAGTTTCGGCTGCCTGGAGCTTCCTGTTCAACTCAGCACCAGCATCTTCTGCCGCACGGCGTTCCGCTATCTCCTTCTCTGTCTTCCTCTGTTCGTTGGACAGTCGTTCAGCAAGatccatcatcatggcctgAAGCTCGTTGATCTTGTTCTGGGCTTGCTCATCAGGGCCAGGGGTGAGCAGCTCTCGGCCTCGTGCTTCGCTTTCCTTCTCTTCATCTGGCACGGAGGCAGTCTTCAGACTAGCCGTAAAGTGCTCCTTCATTTCCTCAAGGGCCTTCAGGATCGCAGAGTCATCATTCACGGGTGCTTCTCTTTCAACAGCAGAAACGATTGGCTGGTTGCGTTGCTGGGCCGCGAATGCTTCGGTAACAGCCAGTCGAATATGTTCCATCCTACGATCACGGCGCGGGCTGATGGAACGTTGAGGAGCAGgttcctcgtcttcgtcatccgCGTCGCTCTCCTGCATCTCTGCCGACATGCTGCGGATTTCACGGCGAGTTGACTGATTGCGGCGGTGCTGAAGGGTAAGGGCCTCTTGAATGGAACTAAGTGTCTTCTCGAGGGGCTCTAGTCGAGAAGCCAACAAAGTGCCAACAACCTCGTTGACACGGCCATCAAAGAATTGAGCGCGGTTCTCCAGCTTATCATGCTCATCTCCCGTGAAAGCACCTTCCCAGTCACTAGCTGGTTCACTTGCAATTTCCGCGTCATCAGGATCATTGGCGGAGTCGGGTGATCGAGAGCTAATGGGTGGATCGACAAATGGATCCTCCAGTTCGGTGCTCAACATGGGAGTAGCATCGGGGATAACATTGAACTGACGAGGAGTAAGGCTGGTCCCATCTCTGGAAAACTCATCGATTGACGGCTGAAGGGCCTCAACAGGACCACATATCTGTGCATTAGGGGGCTGCGACTGCCAGTTTGAGGACTCGAGCAATTTGTTGACTCCCATAGAGGGGTCTGTTTCCATTTGCTGCATCACTGCGTCGATCTCTTCGAATGTCGGCTCGCGATCTTCGCTGATATCGACCAAAGGCCTAGTCTGGAAGGCATTAGGAACAGTTGCTGGTTCCGGCATCGAGAGCGTAACAGGTTCATTCTCAATTGACTGAAGAACATCAGGCTGCTCAACGACATCAGGCGATTGGGGTTTAGCAAATCGGGATGCAGCAAGGCCTCTGGGCTTGGGCGTAAGCCTAGCACGGGAGGCCTGAGGCGTAGACTCAGCAGTAGCCTCCTCTTGTGCAGGTTCTTCTTGAGCAGAATCTTCCTTCTTGTCACTGCTTCCGGGGCTTGGAAATTGAGCAGCAGGTGGTGCGACAGGGATAAACGGCGTAGCAGTAGCCGGCAAGAACTTTTGGTCTTCGCTGTCTTGGGTCTTGTTTTCGAACAACCCACTTGATGGCAATTCGGGCGTGACAACTTTTGGGTCAACCCCGGAGTGGGAAAGGCTCCTGGTTGTCTCTTCGGCAGGTGATGTTACAGATGGAGCAGCTGTGGTAGCCTTGGTGTCAACCTGATCAGAAGTAACTATTGATGAGAGTGAAGTATCACCAGGCTGTGTCTGTTCCCCATCTATAGAGCCTTCTTCGGCAATGCTGCGATCGTCCCTCACCTCATCAGCGTGACCAGGTTGGATATCTTCTTCCTGTTCTTCAGGTTGTTCAGCGAAGGCAGGCAACATGTCACCATCAGGTGCAGCACTCTTGGCCCGCTTAACTCTAGATTCGTCAGCTAGCCGGCCATCAGGTCCATCACGAAGCTGGTCATCCTCTTCAGCGCTAGGAGATTGGGCAGACGATTTACTAGACGGTCTGATAATGGGTATAGCCTTGGACTTCTTCGCTGGGCGCACAATGTCTTCTGCTGGAATGGTAATGTTACCAAAGATGGAGTCTTGACGAGCAGCGTGACCACGTCCGCCAGTAGGGCTGGTGGCCAACGGCTGGAAAGGTGTAAACGATGGGGCATCAGGTCGAAACTTGGGTCCACTCGTAGAAAAGCTGAAAACACCTTGTCCGGGTGAGAATGAGGGTGCACTGGCATGCATCTTGGATGCGCCAAACTGTGGCACAGGCTTGGTCGGTTCCAGAGACTGCGGGATCGCGGTACTAACACCTGCTTGGAAGGTTGCCGGCTGGAAGCCACCTGAGAAATTGTACATGGCCCCCGGAGTAAACGTGCTCGCAGGGTTGAACTTGAATTCGGGCGCTTGGACATTAAGTTTCGACAAAGACGGCTTGCTACCGTGGCTGGATCGTCTTGTGCTGCTAGCGCCAGACTCGTGATCTTGCCATGGGTTGCTGACAGTAGAAAACGTCTTTTGGTGTTGTCCAAAGGCAGCTGCAAAATCGAAGTCCTGTACAGGGGTTCCCAAATTACTAGGGTTCGTCTCAATCTCCTgagcttcatcctcgtccttgtgTGTTTCTGGAAGCTCCTTCAAGGAGCCCAGCTTGCCAAGACCATGCTCGTCAACTTGTTCTTGAAAGAAGGTCTGTGTTAACGAGTGTCCCCTTGAATGGGGTCTGGGATGGTGGAGCTCCATAGCTTTGCCAGGTTCATTAGCAAAACGCTCAGCGACCGTGAGTCCCTGTGATGACTGATCTCGACTGTGCATGGCAGCAAACGGCTTCGTCACCATTGACTGAGGGTTGTAGTCCTCATGTTCAAGTTGATTGCGGAGTTGCTCTTCAAGATGGTATTCAGCATCCTCAATCTCAGCTTGCAGGTTGTCGCCATTGTGCATGGTCGGTTCTGGAGTCTTGGAAGGACTTTTGCTGaaatcttcctcctcatcctcacgTACGTCCTGTAGGCGTGGGGACGCAATAGATCCCATCTGCTGAGGAAAGTATTGCAAAGACTGGTGACGCTGGTGAAGATTGAAGCCAGGACTTGCAGACTGTtgcaggccgtcgaggccgtaCGGCGACTGAGGAGACAGAATTCCACTCAGGCTGGCCAAAGGTGAGTCAGTACGGTTTAGACCCTGCAAAATACCAGCTGGGTTTGACCAGCCATGTGACTGAGCAAGCTGGAAGGGTGAGTTCCCGGTTGGTAACGAAATTGACTGGCGAGGGTTGAACTTTCCAGGAGCAAAGGACACCGGAGATGCGCCAGACGGCAAGCCAGGGCTTGCAGAGGCCGGCAAAAATTGCGCTGGAAATGGATAACTCGGAAGCCCGTGATTGCTAGATGCTGACGAGGTGGGGATCGGGGGAGAAAAGGGCAGAGACGGATACTGCACTGAAGCTTGTCTGGATGGATTGGTTGTTGGCGGGGAGATTGAAGGCTCCGGgggctcctcctcggcgaaGGAAACACCCAACGCGCGTAGCTTGGCCTCTTGAAGCTCGTCAACATAATTTTTCCACGCTGTGCAGACATTAGCAATTGTAACCAGGCACATGCAAACAGCTATGCGGACATACCGTTCAAGTCAGGTAAcagaactttataaattcTCTCTGATCGCTCTCGGGCCATGTCATTATCTGTGGGCCAATCTTGTCGGCTCTGGGAGTCATCGGTGCCGGGGGGTTGGTATCCTTCAACTAAAAGGTCGAATCCATCAACACTGTAACCCAGCTCTCTCCATGATGAAAACATCTTCTCAACTTCTTCAGGTCGAAGAGGCATTGGAGCACCTCCCGCATGGCCGCGTTGGTCGTCGCGGGGGACGAGGACCATAATATTTTTGCCTTTCCATGgtaccttcttcttgattcGTGGAGTCGTCATGGGCTCCTTCGGCAATGGTTTTTCTTTGCTCTTGGTGGGTGTGATGGGCGTCTCAAGCTCTCCATTCATGTTCTGAGCGTTGCTAGTCTTGCTCTTTTCGAAAACGTCCACCATGGCGACGTCTGTTCGAGGCTCAATTGGTGATGCGACATCCCGTGTGAGATCGACCTCGTGTAAGGTCTGCTGTAGTTCTACGTCAGACATGCTGCTGTCCACTCCACCGGCTGCAATCTGAGGAAGCTCTTTGGGTTTTAAAGTCTCAACACTGGAGCGCCGTCGGGTGTGGCTAGCCGATGACTTGCGCGACGCGGACTTTGGTTTCCGAATAACACGCGGAGTACGGGGATCGCTGTCGTCGAACCAAGCTAGTTGGGAGCCGCTCAGTGAAGAGTGCTCGCTGTCGCTTCCGTCACTGAACCAATGCCGTGGTTCGGCGTTGACCACACCAGTTGTATGGGTACGAATCCAGTCTTCAGTGAGGCCCCTGTGTTGTCTCCTAGCGCGATTCGCCAGGACCGCAGCGGCAGCACTGATTGTTGTCTGCGGCTGTTGGTCGTCGGGATTCTCCCCTGGCTGCGGACGAAGGAAAGGAGTCTCAATGTTCAAGTGGTGAATTGGCGAGTCGTCCGAAGGCTCACTGCTAAAGCTCTGCCGACGGAGATTATGGTCGGTTCGAGGATAAGGAGAACCCCAGCTAGCAGTACCGAAACTACTATTTTCTTCCCCAGACTCAGGAGGCGGAGTTCTCAAAAGTTGCGCAACCCGGCTAGGCAACTTGGGCGCGGGCAGCGGCGGGAGTGCTGGAGAAGACTCGATATCTTCCTCTTCGCCGTCAGCTGtagacgccgtcgacaaggcTGGGGAACTCGGTGACGGATGTCGAGACCGGGATTCTCCAGTGCCGTCCTGTGCAGATGCACCAGGAGCAGGAGTCGTTGACGAGATTAATGGCGACGTCTTTACAAGAGCCTGCTTCCAAAAGAGACGGTCCAATGGTTAGCTTGTGGAACATGTTACTAGCTTCAGCACATGGAAGTGGTTCGCAGTGTCAAGAAAGAAGGATTCAGATTGAGACAGAACACAAAGGCTCCAACCTCGTGCATGTACAATTGTCCCAGTGCCCCCTACTCTTCCACGCACACGCTGAGAAACAGACGAGAAAATGGGGAGTCTCACCAAGTGAGATTCAGCGCAGACGAGGATTGTGTCGCCTGCTGCTGATTCTCTTCTATTTTCCCTCACAAGCTCGACACCGAAACTTGCACGTTCTCGATGGCAGGTATCGCAGCCGTCGAGCCGTCGGGTCGTCAACGAGGGTAGCGCGACGCGTCTTCCCGCTAGGATTCCACTCCGAGGAAAGGGGGCGGGTCAATGGGGCACCACCACAGGGCCACGGTGCAGATTTGCGGCGGTCGCGGGCGCGGGCTGGAAATTGtgcgctggtgctggtgctgcctcCGCAAAGGTGTCGATACGTATATTCTTAACGGGACGGCGACAGCATCAGAAAAAGAACAGCACAAGGACGGGCACAAGGACGGATCGATGCGGCCGGACACATCGGAGGTTCGAAGGACGTCGTGGAGCCCGATGGCGGGAGCAGGACGGGGGAGCAAAAACGAAGATGTAGAGGCACGATAATTCTAAGCGACTTGGCCAAAGGGGAAGCCGGAGGTTGGGGGCGGCCACCCAGGTCCAACAGTGGCTAGCTCTCAGTGCTGGCcggctggctctggctcgttcaggcttggccttgttgttcAGGTGCTGCCTGGCAAGTGCTGCAAGTGTCCAGAATGTGCAGGTATTTGGTCAGTCCGCCCGAGTGGCAGGTCCGTCCTGTTCTAATAGAGATTCCAGACTGTATTACTACTCCATGTCGATTGGCGTCGTATTGTATTCACTCGATACAGAGTCTAAACTGGGGCGACCGACCGACCCAGGTCTTGCAGTCCCAAGCAGCACAAGTGCGCGGTGGGCCGAGCTCTTGATTTGTGTTTCTCACACGGCCTCCCAAACCACGCAGTCAACACAGCGACCGGAATCAAACAAGACCATGTACCATCCATGAACAGTCGTAAACGTCGAAAATCCCAAGTGCAGGCGTGCTGTAGTTGGTTGTTCTgttcgtcttcttctttcaCACTTTGGTTTCTCACCTGTCGGCCACGGACGGAACAAGGGCAACTCGAACTCGAACGCTTTAATGAACTGACCCGCCCTGGGGTACATGGCGCCAGTCACGACGTAATCTCGGTCCAAGGGCGAGTGATGGAGAATACAAAGAAGCCGGGATTAAGCACGGTCCCAGTTGCAGACTGGCCCAGAGTTCAAAAGTATTCCCAAACAATTGTCAGGTCGTGGATCCCCCAATCTTCAATCACCAAAGTACCTCGACGTCTAGTTTGATTACCCAATGCCAGGgaaccagttgaccatttcccgtcctcgccatctccGGCACGCATCAAGTTCTACAAACGCGTGCGTAAATATCTCCCCCGCTCCTGCTAAAGGCGTAACAGTAGAACAGAGCAACGGTCAATGCCCACAAAGCTGTCTTCGGAGCACAGAAGAAGGTGTGCGCATGTGTTACCGAGGGACTGGCTCATGCCCAGATGTCAttcaccatcaccactcAACGGAATGTTTGGCGACACGTCTGGCCTGGCCCCATCCGCAGCACGAACCCGGCCAATAACTGCGGTACCACTAATGTCTTGCTTGACAACTCGAGCACCAAAGTAGGGGTCCACGAAGCTCATGTGTCcactttcaatgttgtgtcCACCGCCTCTCTTGGGGAAGTGGACAGCTCCACAGGGTGTCTCCATTGCTCTATTGGTGCCAAGCTGACCAGATGAGTGATGGTGGTGAAGTGGGTGGCCGAGGTGGGTGAAGTGGCCAGGCACCATGCCCGGGAACTAGTTGCCCGACGGGGTCTTCCTCCCGTCCAGATGTTGAGTTTCACGAGCCACAGAAATGCGCTTTTTGGGTTCATCCCGTGGCGTCAGtcggtgttttttttttttttttcgacaCGACTGGCATGTCGAAAAACACGCATCTCAAGAGTAACATACAATATTCTCTGCAACGCTTCGCAGATGTTCTTTAATTGCGTGCACATAATGCGTTTTTGCAGAGCTTTCTGGATCGAGCTGAAGAGGCACTCGATATTGGATGTTTGGGCCATGACGCATGCATGTCCTGTCAGTCCATGTCGGGTTTGTTGATATGGCACGAGTTGATTGGTTAGACTCCCCAGCCTCTCcgacatgtacggagtattttccaaaccaccagacattatGCAACACAAAAAATCAAGACATTCGACCGGGCAATAAAAGTCGGGGACACAGTATAATACTCTTAAATATGACTCTGATGAGGCTTAGCAGCGGCTCAAAACGGAGCTCATCCTCCACGGCTCGCCTTACCCTACAATCCAACACTGCGGGGCAACGCTTTTGGTGTCACTGAACGACTTACACCTTGGGCCACACGTTACATCTTACACCTCATACGGTCTTTTTCTCACGCAAACCGCAATCAATCCCCATCTCCTTCCACTGTCAACTCGTAAAAAAACAGCAGCTATGAGTCAGCCCCTCGTCCTTCAATGGATCCTCGACACACGGACGCTCTGGCCCGAAGCCACAGCCACCAAGGACCTCGAAACAGCGGTACCCTCTCCCGCCATGCCCCCTCTCTCCTCTTTCCAAGACGTATCTAACGACACACAAGGCAAGCCGGGCCCTCTCCCTGCTCACCCATGAAGAACGCGCCTCCGTCCTAAAGTACTACTTCGTCAAGGACGCCAAGCTAGCACTGGGCTCGGCGCTGCTCAAGCGCCACGCCATCTCGTCCACGCTCCGCATCCCCTTCTCAGCGGCGACGCCCACGCGCGCACCGCCCGGCTCCAAGCCCGTGTTTTTGCGGCCAGACGGGTCGGAGCCGCTCGTCTTCAACGTCTCGCACCAGGCGGGCCTCGTGGCCCTCGTCGGGGTGCTGCGGCGGAGCGCGGACGGAGGAGGCGTGGACGTCGGCGTGGACGTCGTGTGCCCCGGGGAGCGGCGGGATCGCGACCACGCGCTCATCGCCAAGGACGGGTGGCCGCGGTACGTGGACATGCACGAGAGCGTCTTCGCGGCCGCCGAGTGCGCGCGGCTGCTGGACCTGGGCCGCGAGGTCGGCCGGGACGAGGCTCTCGAGTACTTTTACGCGCTGTGGTGCTTGAGGGAGGGCTATGTCAAGATGACGGGGGAGGCGTTGCTCGCCGAGTGGTTGGCGGAGCTGGAGATGAGGAATTTCGCGCCGCCGGACGGGGTTTCAGACGGGAGGCCGCCGCTGGAGGTTTGGTTTCGCGGCGCGAGGGTTGGGGGCGACGTGCATGTGAGGCTCGAGAGGTATTTGGCTGATTATATGATTTGTACGGTTGTCAGGGGGGATGTAGAGGGCGGTTTGGCAGGTGGGTTTGAAAGTTTGAATTTGAATGCGCTTTTGGATGCTGCTGAGAAGAGTAATttgtgaaaaaaaaaaaagagggcaTAGGGTTGGTGTGGTCAACGTGAAACGGATTTTTGAACAACCCGGGGATATTGTTGGGCATGTTGGCATGGTTTTTTATACACGGAGGAATATTTGTCGTGGTAGGTCAAGTTAGAGTCATTGTTCATACTGGTGTGCCAACTAACTAACATTCAATATAGAACCTGCGATATAGACATTTTGTTTTCCTTCTGATTCAGCGCACATCTACAGGTGCTGACCAAAGAAGCTCAAAAGAGTCTTGTAGCCGCGCTCATATTCCTCCTTGACTCGATCGTTGCTCAAGTCGGAACGGGCAGCCATCCAGCCGTGAATCTGATCTTTGAAGATCTCAACGTGCTTAGGTACCTTGAGTGTGTCCTCGAACTTCTTGACATCCTCGGCGGGCTCGTCGCCGGAAgccagcaaggccatggGAACgttgatgcccttggcgtcAGCCGGATCGACCATGGCAGGGTGGACGGAGGCAATGGCCCCAAAGACGTTGTTGTCTGCCTTGGTGGCTAGGGTGGCGACCTTACCGCCCCAGCAGTACTGACGAGTTTTGATTCCACTTAGTTGCTAGTTCCGAGCATATCTTCATGATCAAGGCGAGCAGGTCAATAACTTACGCCGACAATACCAAACTTGGTTAGAGATGCAAACTGCTGCTTGACGGCTTGGACATAGGTAGGGAgcttggcggccgtggcgggaGGGGGGAATTTGCCAAAAAAGGCACCGagcttctctttcttctcggAAGTGTCGGGGGGATACCTAGGCGTGAGTTTGTCAGTTTTTGCCCTTGCGCCATCTCTTCCTGTCTGAGGCCCCTACAGAAACTTACCATTCAATGGCGGCAGGGTTGCCCTTGAACCAGTCTGGAATCAAGACCTTGTACTTGTGCTCACTGTCGCTGTGAGCTAGGATGTCAGCACCCTGAACAGTCTGTTCAAAGTAGCCAAAGATGTCGTAAATGACGACAATAGCCCTCGTCGCATCAGAAGGACCGGTGACGTCTATTTCCCCCAAGTCCAGCGTCAGCTCCCGGCTCACTGACCACCCAACGGTTCCATCCGGACAGCATACGTACAAGTCTTGTAACCGCCAATTTCTTCATAAGCACCCTTAGGCTTGTATCCCTTGGTCACAATGGGGGGAACATTGCAGCACGGCTTGCTGTGGCCGCCGGTGGCGGGCATGGTTGACATGGTGGGCGATTGGGTGCCGAAGCGCAAGCTGCTTAGGTGTGATGTTTGCGTCTTTGTAGTTAGTGGGTTCAATAGTCGTTGAAGCGAACCAGCGGTGGTTCGAGATGGGCTGCGCGAGGATAATAGTGCAAGTTGCAGGGATTTACACGATGGCAGACGTTGACTCGAATATCTCGACATCCACGATGTTGGAGAGGGAGATGCCGTGGAATAAGGCAGAGGCGTCCCGGACTTTCATGCACGGGTATTGGCCCTCAGAAGCTTCTTTGAGGTAAAGTGTGGAGATGCAAAGAGGGGCCGGGTGGCAAGACCGAGCTACAGATGGGGAGGGGGCAATCGCGATTTGGAATATCGCGAGCATTGGTGTTGTCATGGCTGTGAAGGTAGAGCTAGAGCTGTGGTGGGGGGTGGGGCAGCAATAGAACCTCGTTCAAGTCATTTCTGGTGAAAGCTTCGAGCACTGGCTAACTGGAATCTTTGGCGCCCTGGCCGGTTGGCTAAGGTCTGGTTGGACAACAGAGTCTGCGTGCTGCGATTTTAGGTTTTCTTTGTGGAGGTGGACGATTGTTCGAGCTTTCCGAAATGTCTACATAAGTACTTATGTACTTAGTTTACGGTCAGTTGGGGCGGGACAGGAAGAAGTACCAGACAATTCAGACACGGAATGTTTAGCCAGATATCTGGTGACATTTA harbors:
- the npgA gene encoding 4'-phosphopantetheinyl transferase NpgA produces the protein MSQPLVLQWILDTRTLWPEATATKDLETAASRALSLLTHEERASVLKYYFVKDAKLALGSALLKRHAISSTLRIPFSAATPTRAPPGSKPVFLRPDGSEPLVFNVSHQAGLVALVGVLRRSADGGGVDVGVDVVCPGERRDRDHALIAKDGWPRYVDMHESVFAAAECARLLDLGREVGRDEALEYFYALWCLREGYVKMTGEALLAEWLAELEMRNFAPPDGVSDGRPPLEVWFRGARVGGDVHVRLERYLADYMICTVVRGDVEGGLAGGFESLNLNALLDAAEKSNL